The DNA region CCGGTGGAAGAACGGCGCCGCCGCCGCTGAGGCCGGCCGCCCGAACGGCTCCCATCCGGTCCCTCGCGGCCAGCGTTAAGCTGACAGGGATGACCGTCTCCACCTCCACCCCGGCAACGCTCTACCCCCTCGGCGACGGCATAGGCAGCGTCAGCCTCGTTCAATCCGTGGGGGACGACAAGATGATCGTCAACGCAGCCAGGGTCAGCTTCGGTGGAGACAACGGCGCGCCTCTGAACTCCCGTGACGAGAAACTCATTCGATACCTTCTGACTCACCATCACGGCAGCCCTTTTGAGCACAACCTGATTACATTTAAAGTGGTGTGCCCTATTTTTGTTGATAGGCAGGCCGTGCGCCACCGAGTCGGTGTTTCAAAAAATGAGGTTTCCGGCCGTTATGTGGAATTGCAGGAACGCAACTTCACACCTCCTGCCTTTCGCAAGCAGGCGCCCAGCAACAGACAGGCTTCTGTCGAAGACGACGGCACGCTCGATCAGGAAGCGGCGTCTCGCATCTGGGCGGAGGCATGGAGAAATGCGTTCGGGGCCTACCAGGAGTTGTTGCGCCTGGGCGTGACCCGCGAGCAGGCGCGGGGAGTGCTGCCTCTGTCGTTGTATACCGAATCGTATTACACCTTCAATATCCGCTCCCTCCTGCACTTCCTCGAACTGCGGGACCACGAGGGGGCGCAATATGAAACCCGCCTCTTCGCGCGGGCGATGGCGGAGCTGGCCGAGCCCCTGTTCCCGGTGACGTTTCGCGAATGGATGTCATTGAAAAAGAGCCACTAGGACGATAAATAGTAGTATACTTTGACAGTCGAAGCCCCGCGCAGTCGTTACCTGCCGGGGCAATGGCAACGCCTTAGAAGGAGGCCTTGCATGTCAGAGCATACCACTGCCGTCATCGTATCGGAAGGTCATAAACTGTGTCGTAGGTGCAAAGTCGTCAAAACGAACTCTGAGTTTTCACTTGATCGTGGACCCTACTCCAAAGATGGCCTGTATTCCTACTGTAAGCCCTGCAAGGTGGATTACAACAAGATTCGTCGGGTCAAGATTGGAAACACCTCAGAACGAGATGGGCATAGGCGCAGAAAATACGGTCTTACCCCAGAACAATTCCATTCTATGTGGGAGGCACAAAACGGTCGGTGCTTGACCTGTGATAGGCCTACGAGCAAAAAGAATGCAGGCCACGCAATA from Deinococcus aetherius includes:
- the thyX gene encoding FAD-dependent thymidylate synthase; this translates as MTVSTSTPATLYPLGDGIGSVSLVQSVGDDKMIVNAARVSFGGDNGAPLNSRDEKLIRYLLTHHHGSPFEHNLITFKVVCPIFVDRQAVRHRVGVSKNEVSGRYVELQERNFTPPAFRKQAPSNRQASVEDDGTLDQEAASRIWAEAWRNAFGAYQELLRLGVTREQARGVLPLSLYTESYYTFNIRSLLHFLELRDHEGAQYETRLFARAMAELAEPLFPVTFREWMSLKKSH
- a CDS encoding endonuclease VII domain-containing protein; this encodes MSEHTTAVIVSEGHKLCRRCKVVKTNSEFSLDRGPYSKDGLYSYCKPCKVDYNKIRRVKIGNTSERDGHRRRKYGLTPEQFHSMWEAQNGRCLTCDRPTSKKNAGHAIDHCHSSGKVRGVLCGQCNVALGMAQESPEVLMRLAKYIREWRALHAQG